ACCTTTCTCTCTTTGGAAAGAGGAATATGAACGATATATTTCTCCCTTTCTTCTTTAGAAAGAAAAGTCTCCGATTCACGTTTCACCTGGTCGCTCAAAAGGAAAAGCCAGTTCTGGTTACGGTAGAGGCTATCAATATCCGCAGCATCGTAGCCGATGGCATAGAGTCCGCCCACGATGGCACCGATACTGGTTCCAGCAATATAATCTACAGGAATATCAGCCTCTTCCAGCACCTTGAGCACACCTACTTCAGCCGCGCCCTTGGCACCACCTCCACCCAACACGAGCCCCACCTTCTTGCGTGGCTGCTGGGCTTGCAGAGGAGTATGAGCAAAGAAGCAGCAGATTAAAACCAAAAAACATAATATCTTATCTCGATGTACCATCATATCACTCCTTTTTAAAATGAATAACTGACACAGCAAATACTCTTCACTCTTCACAACCCCTCTGAAATACCGATAAACAGGGCGGTTGGCAGAGGTGAAGAGTTCTCAGAAACTCTTCACCCACTCTTCACCACTCTTCACCTAAATACTTTTTCAAGAATACGACAGAAAAGAGAAGAATGATATTTCTTTTCCTCCATATTTCTTTCGCTTTTAAAGTTATATAAAATCACTTGTATTTTGAGACAGAGAACCTTTTTGGATTCTGTCTCATATCCCAAATGTCAACAATATGCACCACATCCAAGGATTCATCATAATAATAAACCAACTTGAAATTACGCATAAAATTAGCACCCCGAAGCAAATAGCTAAACTTTGGTGCACCAAGAAAAGGGGGCTTACCTTCAGGATATTTTTTCAGGAAGTTCTGAATTTTCATCAGTTCCTCTTTCCATCTTCGAGCTGTTTTTTTACCAAAATTCTCATAACAATAGTTCGTTAATAATTCAATAATGTGCTAAGCAGCTATACGCTGTAAGCACGAGAGATCTTTGAAAATCTTGCTAATTAAATTTCGGTTCGGGGTGTACCCACTTGCTTTAAAAATTCGTTTCACCAGATACATGTTGGTCATCAGTGACTTGAATGAAGACATAGAATATTCCATTCCCATCTCCTTCATAGTTACCTTGGCAACATTTAGTGATGTGAACGAAGCATTGAAAGCAAAATCGAGTTTCCACTTATCGCGAGCCTGGCAGTCCATAAGACCAGTATAGCCTTTGGCGTCACGAAAGCAAAATTCGATATGGAACCTGGTTCTGTAATAAAGAAGTACCTCTTCACCCGAAAGTGAGGGGTCTGTAGAGAAGAATAGTTTCTTCTTGCCATTCGGCATCTGCCAGATGACAAGTCTAACTTTACACCTGAGTGCCTTGGAATAGGCTATCAAAGTATAAGCTGTTCCTTCTATATCTTTCATCTCCATCTTCTCCATTCGAGTGAGGTCAAGATTCTTCATATCAATCTTGCCATCCTTGGTCTTGGGGCGACCACGTTTTCCAGTACGTGGACCAGCATAGACATAAAAGAGACAAGCATTGTCACGAAAGCGGCTTATCAAAGAGAACCCTTCTTTCTTTATCCCATTAACAAATGTACTTGTAGAGAAGTAAGCATCTGCAACTATGAGGGTTGAGAGTTTGAGAAGTTCCTTGCGGTAACGCTTAATGACGCTGATATAGAAATCTACCATAGTCTTGTTTCTAAGACTCAGTTCTTTATTACTTAGCGACTGGTGTGCTTTTAACATCATGCAGTCTTTGGTATCAATATCAATGAGGCCAATACCCATGATTTCGAGACCATGTTTAACAGACTGTGCACATCCCGACCAAAAACGACCGATATGTGGAGTCTTCTTGCCAGCTTTGCTGATGTAGCTGGGATCAATGGCAATAGCCCATCTTCCCTGTTTACCAAAGAAGCGCTTGGCAAGTGAGACATTAAGTTTGAGCCAGTCAATGCTTTTCGACTTTTTTAAGCCGAATGCGTTGCGATAGGTTTGCTCAACATGCGAGCCATACCTCCCCATTTGGGTGAAATTTATCTTTCTTGGTATTACCATGAACAAAATTATCACCTCGATGAGTATTTTCTCGAAACTTTTTGTTAACTTTGCAGCCGAATCTTCAACTGCATCTTTAAAGATATCCATATATTGGTCAAGTCCTGTATTCATATAATTTTGCGTTTGTCGTGATTTGCAAAGTTACTGAAAATCAGCGACTTGACCAACTTTTTATAGTTAAGTTTTCATAAGCATTTTTTAATATAAGTTATTGATTTACAGACGATTAAATATTAATTTAACGCAGTATTGTCATAAGCATCGATAATATACTGGCGTTCCTTTTCTTCATACAGTTTGTGAACAACTATTTCAGCCATGGGAATTCCTCATATAAACGTTCATTAAAGGCATCAACAGACTCCCATTTAGACGAATCATCCTTTATGGTTTCACAATAATCGAGGCTATCCAGAAGCCCCTCATAACTAAAATGATTTTTAAGAACAGGAATTTCATCTTTCTGCTCTATTCCAGAATCAATCACGTGATGAGATACAGACTCTGATGCAACAGATGCATAAACAGGCGATGGCTCACAAACCTTATCCCCTACTATCTTCGATTCCTCGATATGATATTTCTTTTCCTCCATATTTCTTTTGTTTTTAAAGTTCCACGTTACTTATTGGTGCAAAAATACGAAGAAAGATTGGAAACCGCAAGAAAAACTTATAGAAAATGGCAGAGAACGCTGAAATTTAATGGATTATGGGCTCAGGTGCGGAAGTCCGTGGATAGCCCAGCAGGCATGTTAACCGAAGATCATCATCATACGGTACATGAAGAAAGTCAAGTCTGCTACTCCTCTCACCTGCGCCCGAAATCCCTTCATCTTTGAGTTGAGAGATTCTGCAGAAGCATTGGTTGAACGATTGTTGAAGTAATTCAATACATACTCCTCCTTCTCCTTTATAGTGTCACGTACTGCGATTAGCTCTCTGATGTGGCTTCTGCCTATATTCTTGTACCACGCATGTAATGCCTTCTTGGCCTTCTTGCGGCTCTGCTTCTTCTTGAAGATGTTTCTCAATGCGCAGACCAAACCATAGCCGGTCTTGATTCGGTTATCCAGTTCGAAGAGAATCTTCATGCCTTTCTTCTGCCAGTCCGTCCAGTCATTGCCGCTCTTGAGCAGAGGGTAGCGTACATGAGTCAACAGTTCCACCTTAGTCTCACCATTGGCAAGTATCTCTGGCTGAAACTTCTCATTCTTGCGCTTTCGCGGCCTTCCAAGGGTTTTGCCGTTCTTGCTCTTCTTTGGTTTGTGGTTCTTCGCATAGTATGCCCTCGCCTTGCGTCTTGCCTGCACAAGTTTCTTGAACTTGCTTTCCTGCATATTCCTCTCCGTGACGGCAGCACGCTTGAGTTTCATGCGCATCTCCTCAAGACCTTTGCCTGCAAGCTGCATGATATGAAAGCAGTCTATGACAATCTCCGCATTGGGGAATACCTGCTTGATGATGCCCATCATGCTGTCGGAGAAATCCATCGTGACTTCCTTCACTGCAAGACGTTTCTCTTCCGGTATAGCCATGAGTCGCATTGCCACTTCTGCAATGGTAGTCCCCTTGACAGCTGCGATGAGCGTACCACGCTTACCATGGCCTTCCTTGTTGGAGAGGAATGTAAAGAGGTCATTGTGCAGCATACTCTCATCTATGCTTAGGTGCGTGCCCATATTCTGGGCGAAGAGCACCCACTCTGCGGCATGATCCTTCTGGTCCCAGTCTTCAAAGTCACTCAGGTGCTCCTTGTAGACACGGTTCAGGTACTTACCGTCAGTCTGGAAGAATCGCGCCACGCATTGGGCCGTCACTGGGTAGGTATCCAACCATTTCTTTTAAAAAAGCAGCGAACTCAATTGAGTAGCTGGTGCCGTCTGCAATAAGTGCAGGAGTATCTAACAGTTGGTTCTTCCCATCCTCCGTAAGCCATCTGCGACGGCGCACATGAAGGGCAACCTTGTGCTCACGCACAGGGAAGTCATTGAACACCCGGGGCTCAGTAAAGCCATTCGGCTTCAAATCATGCCACATATCATCGCGCAGGTCACGTTCGTCAAGATAGATATGAAGAATGCGGATTTCCGTATTCGTCTCATCGTATAGACCAGTGCACTCTTCATCGACATTGGTAACTTCAAAGGTGTCAAGCATCCCTTTTGGAAGCATGTAGCGTACGAGTATCTCGTAGTCAAATTGGGTAGTCTTCTTTGCCATGATGCAAAGGTACTACTTTTTATTGGAAAACATGTACCGTGCGATGATAATCTTTTGGTTTACATGTCTGCTGGGCTATCCACGGACTTCCGCACCTGAGCCGGATTATGCAGATAAATTCCCCACGCAAAGAACAAAATAAAGCCAGCCTTCTCCTGCAAAAAGGCTGGCTTTTTTTATCATCTAGATTCATTCACTATAAAGTTCTTCCCTGGAAATCGTGGTGCTCCACAAGCCCACTTTCTCATCCTCCTTATGACGGTTGATGCCCGTATAGGTAAGACTGCTGTCCTCGTAGCGCTTGAACTTGAAGACGGCATCGTTCATCAACGCCTCATTAAATACTCCCAGGTTCACCAGCAACTCAAAATCCTTCTTGGTCAAACCCGTAACCTTGGCAAAAAGACCAGGCTCCAGCTGCATGATGACATCCCGAAGACTGCGCTCACGATAATCCGTAAGATACATAAAGATAGGAATACGAGTGGCAAACTTGATGAGTTTCTCCTGTATCATCTTGCGCTTGCTCTTTACTTCCTTCTCCTCTTCGCTTAATTCCTTCTTCTCCTTTTTCGAAAGACCATCCTCCGATTCCGAAGCCACTTTCTTGGTCTTCTTGATGTGGTCGGTCTTGGTAATGATAGTCTGGATGTCCTCATTCAAACTTCTGAATCCCTCGATGTTCATCAGAGCTTGCATCGCCTGCTCGTTATTCAGCAGCTTTTCCAACACACCATTGGTTACATTCACCAGCGTGGCACTCTCCCATCTCCTGGCAAGCAAGGTGGCAGAAGTATTACTCGTTGCCATATCAAGTACTTCTCCGGCATTCAAAGCCTTCATCGCTCCATCCTGATAGCAGATTACGGGCAAGAAATGAATCAAATCATCCACCTTCTGCTCCGGAGTCTTGTCGGCTTCCACATTCAGCTGACTGCTATATTCCGCCAACTTTCTCAAAGCCCTGTTTGGCGAGAAATCGAAAACGTAACACTCCTGCTTCAAAATCTCCGTCTGGTTGGGATGCAACCCA
This Segatella copri DSM 18205 DNA region includes the following protein-coding sequences:
- a CDS encoding transposase translates to MNTGLDQYMDIFKDAVEDSAAKLTKSFEKILIEVIILFMVIPRKINFTQMGRYGSHVEQTYRNAFGLKKSKSIDWLKLNVSLAKRFFGKQGRWAIAIDPSYISKAGKKTPHIGRFWSGCAQSVKHGLEIMGIGLIDIDTKDCMMLKAHQSLSNKELSLRNKTMVDFYISVIKRYRKELLKLSTLIVADAYFSTSTFVNGIKKEGFSLISRFRDNACLFYVYAGPRTGKRGRPKTKDGKIDMKNLDLTRMEKMEMKDIEGTAYTLIAYSKALRCKVRLVIWQMPNGKKKLFFSTDPSLSGEEVLLYYRTRFHIEFCFRDAKGYTGLMDCQARDKWKLDFAFNASFTSLNVAKVTMKEMGMEYSMSSFKSLMTNMYLVKRIFKASGYTPNRNLISKIFKDLSCLQRIAA
- a CDS encoding transposase, giving the protein MARFFQTDGKYLNRVYKEHLSDFEDWDQKDHAAEWVLFAQNMGTHLSIDESMLHNDLFTFLSNKEGHGKRGTLIAAVKGTTIAEVAMRLMAIPEEKRLAVKEVTMDFSDSMMGIIKQVFPNAEIVIDCFHIMQLAGKGLEEMRMKLKRAAVTERNMQESKFKKLVQARRKARAYYAKNHKPKKSKNGKTLGRPRKRKNEKFQPEILANGETKVELLTHVRYPLLKSGNDWTDWQKKGMKILFELDNRIKTGYGLVCALRNIFKKKQSRKKAKKALHAWYKNIGRSHIRELIAVRDTIKEKEEYVLNYFNNRSTNASAESLNSKMKGFRAQVRGVADLTFFMYRMMMIFG
- a CDS encoding ISAon1 family transposase N-terminal region protein is translated as MAKKTTQFDYEILVRYMLPKGMLDTFEVTNVDEECTGLYDETNTEIRILHIYLDERDLRDDMWHDLKPNGFTEPRVFNDFPVREHKVALHVRRRRWLTEDGKNQLLDTPALIADGTSYSIEFAAFLKEMVGYLPSDGPMRGAILPD